One window of the Granulicella arctica genome contains the following:
- a CDS encoding beta propeller repeat protein, translating into MSSARIGVKPLLQPASTPRYTNLMRLLGLLLLAVTATAQAQWDIEDQPTTADLRGVINTGGGAVWASGTHGTVVRSEDGGYLWQACSIPPGAEKLDFRGIQAWDENTAIVMSSGKGDLSRLYKTTDGCKSWKLVFTNPDKEGFWDAILKVTSKQLYLMGDPVDGKFAMFYSDDTGNIWSIADDPGLDAPKDAGAFAASNSSLTISVPYLFFGTGGADAPRVFHSAAKCTVGQTDGSCPIAWTSTPVPLASGSAAAGVFSLATRTTTNMAGKSKSIIIAVGGIYDKPDATAGTSATSTDGGLTWIPATTPPHGYRSAVAYNANRQILITVGPNGTDISTDDGKNWRPLKPLPGQEPDCDQHWNALSYPFVVGPKGRIGRLNTNALPK; encoded by the coding sequence TCTCCTCCTGCTAGCCGTAACCGCCACCGCCCAGGCTCAATGGGATATCGAAGACCAGCCAACCACCGCCGACCTGCGCGGCGTCATCAACACCGGCGGCGGAGCCGTCTGGGCCAGCGGCACCCACGGCACCGTAGTCCGCTCCGAGGACGGCGGCTACCTCTGGCAAGCCTGCTCCATCCCACCCGGAGCCGAGAAACTCGACTTCCGCGGCATCCAGGCATGGGACGAGAACACCGCCATCGTCATGTCCTCCGGCAAAGGCGACCTCTCCCGCCTCTACAAAACCACCGACGGCTGCAAATCATGGAAGCTCGTCTTCACCAACCCAGACAAAGAAGGTTTTTGGGACGCCATCCTGAAGGTGACCAGCAAACAGCTATACCTTATGGGCGACCCAGTAGACGGAAAGTTTGCCATGTTCTACTCCGACGACACAGGAAACATCTGGTCCATCGCCGACGACCCCGGCCTCGACGCGCCCAAAGATGCCGGAGCCTTCGCCGCCAGCAACAGCTCCCTCACCATCTCAGTCCCCTACCTTTTCTTTGGAACCGGCGGCGCCGATGCACCCCGTGTCTTCCACAGCGCTGCAAAATGCACCGTCGGCCAGACCGATGGAAGCTGCCCCATAGCCTGGACCAGCACCCCTGTACCTCTCGCCTCAGGCAGTGCGGCCGCAGGTGTCTTCTCCCTCGCGACCCGCACCACCACCAACATGGCTGGTAAGAGCAAATCCATCATCATCGCCGTAGGAGGAATCTACGACAAACCTGACGCCACAGCTGGCACGTCCGCAACCTCAACTGACGGGGGCCTCACATGGATTCCGGCGACTACACCACCCCACGGCTACCGATCTGCCGTCGCCTACAACGCAAATCGCCAAATCCTCATCACCGTAGGCCCCAACGGCACCGACATCTCCACCGACGACGGCAAAAACTGGCGCCCCCTCAAACCCCTCCCCGGCCAGGAACCCGACTGCGACCAGCACTGGAACGCCCTCTCCTACCCCTTCGTCGTAGGCCCCAAAGGTCGCATAGGCCGACTCAACACCAACGCCCTCCCCAAGTAG
- a CDS encoding ester cyclase has translation MSQQVNMETQEKFGAAVNSGNLGAIKQLMSADVIDHDPAPTQGPGPEGFIAFFTEFREAFPDLKIDVEHAVADEDNISIAYTVTGTHRGVFMGIPPTGREISARGMQIARFVDGKIVERWGSSDQLGILQQLGADVVA, from the coding sequence ATGAGCCAGCAAGTGAATATGGAGACGCAAGAGAAGTTCGGTGCAGCTGTGAACAGCGGCAACCTGGGTGCAATCAAGCAGTTGATGTCAGCGGATGTGATTGACCACGATCCAGCCCCTACGCAGGGGCCGGGACCTGAGGGTTTCATTGCCTTCTTTACGGAGTTCCGCGAGGCCTTTCCGGACCTTAAGATCGATGTTGAACATGCTGTTGCCGATGAGGATAATATCTCGATTGCCTACACGGTAACGGGGACTCATCGCGGGGTGTTCATGGGAATTCCGCCTACCGGTCGGGAGATTTCGGCGCGTGGCATGCAGATTGCTCGCTTTGTGGATGGAAAGATTGTGGAGCGGTGGGGAAGTTCGGACCAGTTGGGGATTTTGCAGCAGCTTGGGGCGGATGTGGTCGCTTGA
- a CDS encoding type II secretion system protein: MTVMMIKSGSRKQEEGFMLVGLIVAIFLILLVLGIAAPRMAKQLRRDREVESIHRGNEYVQAVRRYYKKNQHYPGSIEQLEKSNNVRFLRQRFVDPMTGKPDWKLIHVGEAKTTVKGFFGQPLGGLAGSSGGLGSAAGMASSGSVGAGAAGSTAGSGSSFGGSSFGSSSGSSGSSFGGSSGSSGSSFGSSSGSSGSSFGSSSFGSSGQSGTGGTGSGIGSGTGGASGISSQSATSFTGTGAPIMGVGSAATGTSIVTLNEQTTYPTWEFIYDPRIEALKAKASLLGGGPASSSASGFGSSATSPGIGGSTTPGINGTGAGSTSGFGSGSSSGPGSFGSSTPTPTPQ, from the coding sequence ATGACCGTAATGATGATCAAGTCGGGTTCGCGAAAGCAGGAGGAGGGCTTTATGCTCGTCGGCCTGATTGTGGCGATCTTCCTCATCCTGCTGGTGCTTGGCATTGCTGCACCGCGTATGGCGAAGCAGTTGCGGCGTGATCGGGAGGTCGAGTCGATCCATCGCGGGAACGAATATGTGCAGGCAGTGCGCCGGTATTACAAGAAGAATCAACACTATCCGGGGTCCATTGAGCAGCTTGAGAAGTCGAATAACGTCCGCTTCCTCCGGCAGCGCTTTGTCGATCCGATGACTGGAAAGCCTGACTGGAAGCTGATCCATGTGGGTGAGGCGAAGACGACGGTGAAGGGCTTCTTCGGCCAGCCGCTGGGCGGGCTTGCTGGTTCGAGCGGCGGGTTGGGAAGCGCTGCTGGAATGGCTTCAAGCGGGAGTGTCGGGGCTGGGGCGGCTGGATCGACTGCGGGATCGGGCTCTTCGTTTGGGGGCTCGTCGTTCGGGTCTTCTTCGGGAAGCTCCGGGTCTTCGTTTGGAGGCTCGTCGGGGAGTTCAGGATCCTCGTTTGGATCTTCTTCAGGGTCCTCGGGGTCTTCGTTCGGGTCGTCTTCGTTTGGGTCTTCGGGGCAGTCGGGGACGGGTGGGACGGGGTCTGGGATTGGTTCCGGGACGGGTGGGGCGAGCGGGATCAGCAGCCAGTCGGCCACAAGCTTTACAGGGACTGGAGCGCCGATCATGGGGGTTGGCAGTGCTGCTACGGGGACCTCGATCGTGACTTTGAATGAGCAGACGACCTACCCAACGTGGGAGTTCATCTACGATCCTCGGATCGAGGCTTTGAAGGCCAAGGCCAGTCTGCTGGGTGGGGGGCCTGCTTCGTCGAGCGCTTCGGGGTTTGGGTCGAGTGCTACGAGTCCTGGGATTGGCGGGTCGACGACGCCTGGAATCAACGGGACCGGTGCTGGTTCGACCTCCGGATTTGGGTCGGGGAGCTCGTCCGGGCCGGGAAGTTTTGGGAGCTCGACGCCTACTCCGACGCCTCAGTAA
- a CDS encoding PilN domain-containing protein, translating into MRIAINLATRPFVELRPLFARLRLAMGALALLAVGLGLGLHLLNAKAHDAQVRMDALRARTAAFEQERRSNEGRMHQPQNMSVLERSQFLNELFVKKSFSWTAVMMDLEKVLPAGVQVTSIDPSITPEGEVLIRLRVSGERDRAVQLVRNLETSHRFLAPRLSNEAAQTQDSGGGLAGGPRGVATTVTAPVGPPGVEFDIISGYNPLPTLAVTTVKPGSVAGTVTTPRGSAVTNPSLRRGGR; encoded by the coding sequence ATGCGGATAGCAATCAATCTTGCAACACGTCCCTTTGTGGAACTTCGGCCGCTCTTTGCGCGGCTTCGACTCGCAATGGGCGCGCTGGCTCTCCTTGCAGTCGGACTCGGTCTAGGGCTGCACCTGCTGAACGCCAAAGCGCATGACGCGCAGGTTCGCATGGATGCGCTCCGTGCGAGGACCGCTGCTTTTGAGCAGGAGCGGCGCTCGAACGAAGGACGCATGCACCAGCCTCAAAATATGTCCGTGCTGGAACGGTCACAGTTTTTGAACGAGTTGTTCGTAAAAAAGAGCTTTAGCTGGACAGCGGTGATGATGGACCTCGAAAAGGTTCTGCCAGCGGGTGTGCAGGTCACGAGTATCGACCCTTCGATTACGCCGGAGGGCGAGGTGCTGATTCGACTTCGTGTGAGCGGCGAGCGTGACCGGGCCGTTCAATTGGTCAGAAATCTCGAAACCTCGCACCGTTTCCTGGCACCTCGGTTGAGCAACGAGGCGGCGCAGACGCAGGATTCCGGTGGCGGATTGGCTGGCGGCCCGCGAGGAGTGGCGACGACCGTGACGGCACCTGTTGGTCCTCCTGGCGTCGAGTTCGACATCATCAGCGGCTACAACCCGCTGCCCACTCTGGCTGTGACTACCGTAAAGCCAGGATCTGTAGCGGGGACGGTGACCACCCCGCGCGGAAGTGCTGTGACCAACCCGTCTCTGCGAAGGGGAGGGCGATGA
- a CDS encoding type IV pilus biogenesis protein PilM yields MEFLPTTLGTRPRLAVEIRAEGVVAARAADAAAILLAVSRANFADGAIVAGLKPGNVASSSVVAAALRKALEAVADKTNGRGREVTLIVPDASVRVLLLDFDSLPGKLAEALPVVRFRLKKMLPFDAEDAAISYQVMSTGKAIVRVVAVAMPREVLREYEAVVREAGFEPGAVIPSTLAVLAGLDVSESATLVVNAGPKGVTTAIVQGGVLLLHRSVDMTTEETYVEPMVSLPLVDHDNSIEEWALQQPVGVGVSAEAAREAVQSESNAVLQGVREELRELAHTSGSREVTQAVSVAAAYFEDTLGLPPGTIVSAGVTDAERLGYMLREAGFGGQEMRVREIVSPEMIDSTVTGSVPRGWLAGIRGALKS; encoded by the coding sequence ATGGAATTTTTACCGACAACCCTGGGGACACGCCCCCGTCTCGCTGTAGAGATTCGCGCGGAAGGTGTAGTAGCGGCTCGCGCTGCTGATGCCGCCGCGATCCTTCTAGCCGTGTCACGGGCCAACTTCGCTGATGGGGCAATTGTCGCAGGATTGAAGCCCGGCAACGTGGCCAGCAGCAGTGTGGTGGCTGCGGCTCTCCGGAAGGCGCTTGAAGCTGTGGCGGATAAGACGAATGGCCGCGGGCGCGAGGTAACGCTCATCGTTCCAGATGCCTCAGTTCGGGTTCTCCTTCTGGACTTTGACTCGCTTCCAGGCAAACTTGCAGAGGCTTTACCGGTCGTCCGTTTTCGATTGAAGAAGATGCTGCCGTTTGACGCAGAAGACGCTGCGATCAGCTACCAGGTTATGTCTACGGGCAAGGCCATCGTCCGCGTTGTTGCGGTGGCGATGCCTCGCGAGGTCCTTCGCGAGTATGAGGCAGTTGTCCGGGAAGCAGGATTTGAGCCTGGCGCTGTGATTCCGAGCACGCTTGCTGTGCTGGCCGGCCTGGATGTTTCTGAATCTGCAACACTGGTCGTCAATGCCGGGCCCAAGGGCGTGACGACCGCGATCGTTCAGGGTGGCGTGTTGTTGCTGCATCGCTCCGTCGATATGACGACAGAAGAGACTTATGTCGAGCCGATGGTTTCGCTTCCCCTGGTTGACCATGACAATTCGATCGAGGAGTGGGCATTGCAGCAGCCGGTGGGCGTGGGTGTTTCTGCCGAAGCGGCACGCGAGGCGGTGCAATCGGAATCGAATGCAGTGCTGCAGGGTGTTCGTGAGGAGCTTCGCGAGTTGGCACACACCTCTGGTTCGCGCGAGGTGACACAGGCGGTCAGTGTAGCCGCTGCCTATTTTGAAGACACCCTTGGACTACCGCCGGGCACCATCGTCTCTGCCGGCGTTACAGATGCGGAGCGGCTTGGGTATATGTTGCGTGAGGCTGGATTTGGCGGACAGGAGATGCGCGTGCGCGAGATAGTCAGCCCGGAGATGATCGATTCAACCGTAACGGGAAGTGTCCCGCGAGGCTGGCTCGCCGGCATTCGGGGAGCGTTGAAGAGCTGA
- a CDS encoding GspE/PulE family protein: protein MANVPMAIPLSEMGTDEIERAQGLARRYHAEFVDLKNFKIQHDLFKSVPVDMMFRYNFVPLEQFEGRLAIAVSDPSKLMVLDEISGLLGQRLVTRVATLSQITDLLKKTEQSQRVLDEASEGLAFDVLSSEDNPDENISIERLTGEDDISPIIRLVDTTIFTALERRASDIHLETFDDSLLVKYRIDGVLQQAMAPIAREHHQTIISRIKVMSELDIAERRVPQDGRFRVRYKGRLIDFRVSIMPTVHGENAVLRVLDKESMSEKFTKLSLDVVGFAEKDLVRFRRYIKEPYGMVLVTGPTGSGKTTTLYAALNEIKSEEDKIITIEDPVEYQIRGITQIPVNEKKGLTFARGLRSILRHDPDKILVGEIRDAETAQIAINSALTGHLVFTTVHANNVVDVLGRFLNMGVEPYNFVSALNCILAQRLVRTVCEFCVREVHYTDAELELNGLDPSEWQGFAFREGTGCMECGGTGFRGRSAIHELLELDDEIREMLLAKKPGSEIRKKAKDKGMAFLRDSAIDRVREGVTTLKEINKVTFIEAGR, encoded by the coding sequence ATGGCAAATGTTCCGATGGCGATACCGCTAAGTGAAATGGGCACGGACGAGATTGAGCGTGCGCAGGGATTAGCGCGACGCTACCATGCGGAGTTTGTCGACTTGAAGAACTTCAAAATTCAGCACGATCTCTTCAAGAGCGTTCCGGTCGACATGATGTTCCGGTACAACTTTGTTCCACTGGAACAGTTCGAAGGCCGGCTTGCGATCGCCGTCTCAGATCCTTCGAAGCTAATGGTGTTGGACGAGATATCGGGACTGCTGGGCCAGCGACTGGTAACGCGCGTCGCGACCCTCTCGCAAATTACGGACCTCCTGAAGAAGACCGAACAGTCCCAGCGGGTCTTGGACGAGGCAAGCGAGGGGCTTGCCTTTGACGTGCTTTCGAGCGAAGACAATCCAGATGAGAACATCTCGATCGAGCGCCTCACCGGCGAAGATGACATTTCACCAATCATCCGGCTCGTGGACACGACGATTTTTACTGCTCTGGAGCGTCGCGCGTCGGATATTCATTTGGAAACGTTTGACGACTCGCTCCTGGTCAAGTACCGCATCGACGGTGTGCTCCAGCAGGCTATGGCACCCATCGCCCGCGAGCATCATCAGACGATCATCTCTCGCATCAAGGTTATGAGCGAACTCGACATTGCCGAGCGTCGAGTCCCGCAGGACGGTCGTTTCCGTGTTCGCTACAAAGGCCGGCTGATCGACTTCCGCGTGTCTATTATGCCTACCGTGCATGGGGAGAACGCTGTGCTCCGCGTCCTTGATAAAGAGTCAATGTCGGAGAAGTTCACCAAGCTATCGCTTGATGTGGTTGGCTTCGCGGAAAAAGACCTTGTCCGTTTCCGCCGTTACATCAAGGAGCCCTATGGGATGGTGCTTGTTACAGGCCCGACTGGCTCCGGCAAGACGACGACCCTCTACGCCGCGCTGAATGAGATAAAGAGCGAGGAAGACAAGATCATCACGATCGAGGATCCGGTCGAATACCAGATCCGCGGCATTACCCAGATTCCCGTAAACGAAAAAAAAGGGCTGACCTTCGCGCGTGGTTTGCGCTCAATTCTGCGCCACGACCCGGACAAGATTCTCGTCGGTGAGATCCGTGACGCTGAGACCGCACAGATCGCCATCAACTCCGCGCTCACAGGCCACCTGGTCTTTACCACGGTGCATGCCAATAACGTCGTCGACGTTTTGGGCCGCTTCCTGAACATGGGTGTCGAGCCCTACAACTTCGTCTCCGCTTTGAATTGCATCCTTGCCCAGCGGCTGGTTCGAACGGTATGTGAGTTTTGCGTGCGCGAGGTTCACTACACCGATGCTGAGTTGGAGTTGAATGGGCTGGACCCGTCAGAGTGGCAGGGTTTTGCCTTTCGCGAGGGGACCGGCTGTATGGAGTGCGGCGGAACGGGCTTTCGGGGGAGATCGGCGATTCATGAATTGTTGGAGTTGGACGACGAGATCCGCGAGATGCTTCTGGCTAAAAAGCCTGGAAGTGAGATCCGCAAGAAGGCAAAGGACAAAGGCATGGCGTTCCTGCGCGATTCTGCGATCGACCGGGTTCGCGAGGGCGTGACTACCCTGAAAGAGATTAACAAGGTTACATTCATCGAGGCTGGGCGATAG
- a CDS encoding type II secretion system F family protein codes for MAEFVIKLADERGRVQEQSHAAATADELRARFIQAGYYVYSVKSKGSLGGTGKKKVKLENFLIFNQQFLTLIRAGLPILGSLELLARRQKAPEFRAQLENVSSRVKTGESISSAFEAQGGFPVVYTTTLLAGERSGNLEEVLQRFLDFQRVSLTFRKKLKASLIYPALLVVMVIALFIFLITFVVPRFAQLYDQLGTKLPGLTVFLLDLGRYAQKDGIYVGIVLIIAGYLLYRWSKTDAGSTTLDRIRIALPIFGNVWLKYQVGLFSRTLSTLLTGGLPLVPSLETAARSIDSKQISNAVYRSVETVREGKGLSVSLQATKVFPELAIEMIEVGESTGALPQMLNSVAEFFEEDVQTNLTAAMSLIEPLILIVMGGVVVTILIALYLPIFSLSAGGTSQ; via the coding sequence ATGGCAGAGTTTGTAATCAAGCTGGCGGACGAACGTGGACGAGTTCAGGAGCAATCTCATGCCGCGGCGACGGCAGACGAACTGCGGGCACGATTTATTCAGGCTGGCTATTACGTCTATTCAGTCAAATCCAAGGGATCTCTCGGAGGAACGGGTAAAAAGAAGGTCAAACTCGAGAATTTTCTTATCTTCAATCAGCAATTTCTGACATTGATCCGCGCAGGGTTGCCGATCCTTGGCTCGCTCGAACTGCTGGCTCGGCGCCAAAAAGCGCCCGAATTTCGTGCCCAACTTGAGAATGTCAGCTCTCGCGTTAAGACAGGAGAGTCGATATCTTCAGCTTTTGAAGCGCAAGGGGGCTTCCCGGTTGTGTACACGACAACTCTGCTCGCAGGGGAACGGTCAGGAAATCTCGAGGAGGTTTTGCAGCGCTTCCTCGACTTCCAACGGGTCTCACTTACCTTCAGGAAAAAACTTAAAGCCAGCCTAATCTACCCTGCACTGCTGGTCGTAATGGTGATCGCGCTCTTCATCTTCCTGATCACGTTCGTAGTGCCGCGATTTGCCCAGCTTTATGATCAGCTCGGGACGAAGCTACCTGGATTGACCGTCTTCCTGCTGGATCTGGGACGTTATGCGCAGAAAGATGGGATCTATGTGGGTATTGTTCTTATCATCGCGGGGTATCTGTTATACCGCTGGTCGAAGACGGACGCAGGATCGACCACGCTGGACCGCATCAGGATCGCGCTTCCGATCTTTGGAAATGTCTGGCTCAAGTATCAGGTAGGACTCTTTTCCCGAACCCTCTCAACACTCCTGACCGGCGGGCTTCCCCTGGTTCCTTCACTGGAAACAGCGGCTCGATCGATTGATTCCAAACAAATCAGCAATGCGGTCTATCGCTCCGTTGAAACGGTTCGCGAGGGTAAAGGGCTTTCGGTCAGCCTTCAGGCTACAAAGGTATTTCCAGAACTAGCCATTGAAATGATTGAGGTTGGCGAGAGCACGGGTGCCCTGCCGCAGATGTTGAACTCCGTAGCGGAGTTCTTTGAGGAGGACGTGCAGACAAATCTCACCGCCGCAATGAGTCTCATCGAACCGCTGATACTCATCGTTATGGGCGGCGTGGTGGTCACGATTCTGATTGCCTTGTATCTGCCGATCTTCAGCCTGAGTGCAGGTGGAACCAGCCAGTGA
- a CDS encoding HesB/IscA family protein, translated as MATATVTPTAEVVTAASASTPVTLTPAAIVKVREIMSTQDPKPAGLRIGVVGGGCSGFQYSMSFENQSGMMDKVIKFDDLKVFVDATSAMYLSNCTVDYVETLEAAGFKFENAAVKSTCGCGSSFSV; from the coding sequence ATGGCCACCGCCACTGTTACCCCCACTGCTGAAGTCGTGACAGCCGCTTCAGCTTCGACTCCAGTGACACTCACCCCTGCTGCGATCGTCAAGGTGAGGGAGATCATGTCCACACAGGATCCCAAACCGGCTGGTCTTCGGATTGGTGTGGTAGGCGGCGGATGCTCCGGCTTTCAGTACTCCATGTCATTCGAGAATCAGAGTGGCATGATGGATAAAGTGATCAAGTTTGACGATCTCAAGGTGTTTGTAGACGCAACATCCGCAATGTACCTCAGCAATTGCACTGTCGATTACGTGGAAACACTTGAAGCGGCGGGCTTCAAGTTTGAAAATGCAGCGGTTAAGAGTACCTGTGGGTGCGGTTCGTCTTTTAGCGTATAG
- a CDS encoding aldo/keto reductase — translation MTIQSINGIPDRRLGSAGLKVFPLAIGCMGMGKAALYGESDEAESIRAIHAAVDFGITLFDTGDFYGMGQNELLLQRALSEMAPSSRERVQLSVKFGAMRAPNGTWLGADCRPITVKNALAQSLSKLGVDHIDIYRPARLDDSVPIEDTVGAIAEMVKQGYVRYVGLSEVSISTVRRALGVTPICDMQIEYGIATRGIEASILPGLRELAVGVTAYGVLSRGLLSGSKPQARGDFRKFLPRFTGTNLSKNEALVSALREIAEERGSTVVKMAIAWVLAQGSDIVPVLGCRTVAQVTEAIEAATIHLAPEEMKKLEAAIPGEQVAGARYDKHSMAHLDSER, via the coding sequence ATGACCATTCAGAGTATCAACGGAATACCAGATCGCCGACTCGGCAGTGCCGGGCTCAAGGTCTTCCCCTTAGCGATTGGCTGCATGGGTATGGGGAAGGCGGCACTTTATGGTGAGAGCGATGAGGCTGAAAGCATTCGAGCGATCCATGCTGCCGTAGATTTTGGGATAACGCTCTTCGACACAGGCGATTTCTACGGTATGGGCCAGAACGAATTGCTTCTTCAGAGGGCTCTCAGTGAGATGGCGCCATCGAGCCGCGAGAGGGTGCAGCTGTCCGTCAAGTTCGGAGCGATGCGCGCCCCAAATGGTACGTGGCTTGGCGCGGACTGCCGTCCGATCACGGTCAAAAACGCTCTGGCGCAAAGCTTAAGTAAGCTCGGCGTGGATCATATCGATATATATAGACCCGCTCGGCTGGACGACTCTGTCCCCATAGAAGATACGGTTGGCGCGATCGCAGAGATGGTAAAGCAGGGGTACGTCCGATACGTCGGACTCTCTGAGGTGAGCATTTCCACAGTGCGCCGCGCCTTGGGGGTCACTCCTATTTGTGACATGCAGATCGAGTATGGCATTGCCACACGTGGTATCGAAGCATCGATCCTTCCAGGTCTTCGTGAACTCGCCGTCGGAGTGACCGCCTACGGGGTGCTCTCACGCGGCCTGCTCAGCGGGTCGAAACCTCAAGCAAGAGGAGATTTCAGAAAGTTTCTGCCACGTTTTACCGGAACCAACCTCAGCAAAAATGAGGCTCTCGTTAGTGCATTGAGGGAGATAGCGGAAGAACGCGGTTCTACTGTAGTGAAGATGGCGATCGCATGGGTGCTCGCACAAGGTTCAGACATCGTACCGGTGCTCGGCTGCCGCACGGTAGCTCAGGTAACGGAAGCCATTGAGGCGGCGACCATTCATCTGGCACCTGAAGAAATGAAAAAGCTGGAAGCAGCAATTCCCGGAGAACAGGTTGCTGGCGCTCGCTATGACAAGCATTCCATGGCACATCTTGACAGCGAGCGCTGA